The following are from one region of the Streptomyces decoyicus genome:
- a CDS encoding aldo/keto reductase — MQTRTLGTTGPQTSALGLGCMGMSALYGDTDRSESIATLHAALDAGVTLLDTGDFYGMGHNELLINEALRTAPAAAREKAQISVKFGALRTVEGGFTGYDGRPNAVKNFAAYSLQRLGTDHIDIYRIARVDPDVPIEETVGAIAELVEAGHVRHIGLSEVGAETLRRAAAVAPISDLQIEYSLISRGIEEAILPTARELGIGVTAYGVLSRGLISGHFSRDRKLAANDFRGMSPRFQGENLDRNLDLVDALRKIAEQKGISVAQTAIAWVLSRGEDIVPLVGARRRDRLTEALGALDVTLDAGDLSAIERTVPPGAAAGDRYPTDQMAHLDSER; from the coding sequence GTGCAGACCCGCACCCTGGGCACCACCGGCCCGCAGACCTCCGCCCTCGGCCTCGGCTGCATGGGCATGTCCGCCCTCTACGGCGACACCGACCGCAGTGAATCCATCGCCACCCTCCATGCCGCCCTCGACGCGGGCGTCACCCTGCTCGACACCGGCGACTTCTACGGCATGGGCCACAACGAACTGCTGATCAACGAAGCCCTGCGGACCGCCCCCGCGGCGGCCCGCGAGAAGGCGCAGATCAGCGTCAAGTTCGGCGCCCTGCGCACGGTCGAAGGCGGCTTCACCGGCTATGACGGCCGGCCGAACGCGGTGAAGAACTTCGCCGCGTACTCCCTCCAGCGCCTGGGCACCGACCACATCGACATCTACCGGATCGCCCGGGTCGACCCGGACGTCCCGATCGAGGAGACCGTCGGCGCCATCGCCGAGCTGGTCGAGGCCGGGCACGTCCGGCACATCGGCCTCTCCGAGGTCGGCGCCGAGACCCTGCGCCGGGCCGCCGCCGTCGCCCCGATCTCCGACCTCCAGATCGAGTACTCCCTCATCTCCCGAGGCATCGAGGAGGCGATCCTGCCGACCGCCCGCGAGCTCGGCATCGGCGTCACCGCCTACGGCGTCCTGTCGCGCGGCCTGATCAGCGGCCACTTCAGCCGCGACCGCAAGCTCGCCGCCAACGACTTCCGCGGTATGAGCCCTCGCTTCCAGGGCGAGAACCTCGACCGCAACCTCGACCTCGTGGACGCGCTGCGCAAGATCGCCGAGCAGAAGGGCATCTCGGTCGCCCAGACCGCCATCGCCTGGGTGCTCTCCCGCGGCGAGGACATCGTCCCGCTGGTCGGCGCCCGCCGCCGCGACCGGCTGACCGAGGCCCTCGGCGCCCTGGATGTCACCCTTGACGCCGGTGACCTCTCCGCGATCGAGCGCACGGTCCCGCCCGGCGCCGCCGCCGGCGACCGCTACCCCACCGACCAGATGGCCCACCTGGACAGCGAACGCTGA
- a CDS encoding TetR family transcriptional regulator, with translation MPPETLTPERILEATEEVLRRYGPAKATVVDVARALGVSHGSVYRHFRTKAALREAVTERWLDRTSKELSVIVTAEGPAPERLDRWLTALFEAKRHKAGDDPELFATYMTLIGESGGVVDRHITDLEAQLTTLIEAGVSEGEFHTPSPATTARAVFDATGRFHDPCYAPEWSRPEIATDFEAVRDLVLRGLRS, from the coding sequence ATGCCGCCCGAGACGTTGACCCCAGAGCGCATTCTCGAAGCCACCGAGGAGGTGCTGCGCCGCTACGGCCCGGCCAAGGCCACGGTCGTGGATGTGGCGCGCGCCCTGGGCGTCAGCCACGGCAGCGTCTACCGCCACTTCCGTACGAAGGCGGCACTCCGGGAGGCGGTCACGGAGCGCTGGCTGGACCGTACGAGCAAGGAACTGTCGGTCATCGTCACGGCGGAAGGACCAGCTCCGGAACGCCTGGACCGCTGGCTGACCGCCCTCTTCGAGGCCAAGCGGCACAAGGCCGGCGACGATCCCGAACTGTTCGCCACTTATATGACGTTGATCGGGGAGAGCGGCGGCGTCGTCGACCGGCACATCACCGACCTGGAAGCCCAGCTCACCACCCTCATCGAAGCCGGCGTCAGCGAGGGCGAGTTCCACACCCCCTCCCCCGCCACCACCGCCCGCGCCGTCTTCGACGCCACCGGCCGCTTCCACGACCCGTGTTACGCCCCCGAGTGGTCCCGCCCCGAAATCGCCACCGACTTCGAGGCCGTCCGCGACCTGGTCCTGCGGGGCCTGCGCAGCTAG